The Quercus robur chromosome 3, dhQueRobu3.1, whole genome shotgun sequence DNA segment CATCACAACAATTATCCACATATACATAGGTTAGCTTCTTCAAAAAATCACCAGGACTTCCAATATTAGAAGTCATGTACAATAAACACTAGGGGTGCTAAAAagaattcagaaaaaaaaagaaaaagaaaaaaaaaggtgtgttTCAGCCCATCCAGTCAACAAGAACAACTGAACTAATGAATTTAACATGAGATAGAGGGAATCTCTTAGAATGCATGTATTTAGAATGTGTTCAGATCCTATTCTGTCTCTCACATCGATGTTGATGATGAGAACTTATCATAAACTCTGCTTAACATCATTTGCTTCGGAAATTGTAGCTTCATCTTCACTCTTTACATGCCGTGAGCAATTTGAGATTACTTTGTTTCATCAAATGTCAACACCTACAGGACCAGTTCATAGATAGTTAATTGCAATGTAATTATGGCGCTTTACTAATCATGTGGGGAAGAGGTAAAAGGATTATAGGATGAACAAaaatccttcctttttttttttttttttttttttttttttctagttattAACAGTTTAGTGATGACTCTTATTTAAGGAACCCACCATCCTACTGAGAAAGAAGTATGATGAAGAAATTGCTTACCTGGCAACAAACTGGACAGGTTTCGCTTCTCTCCATCCATTCATATATACAACTAAGGTGGTAATGGTGAGAACAATGTGTCATAATCTTAGGATTTTCAGGAGTGTATTCTGTCAACAGAAGGAGGTAAGAGTTAAAATGAAAACCGGAACAGCAAATATTCTTTGACAAAAAACTTTTCTAGCTAAATGAAATAGCAATCCTGTTCAGAAGTTGGACAAACAAATCAGGACAAGAGACCATAATTACCACGCCAGAATAAGGTTCTTTATCAAAAATGGTTACCTTCAAGACATGTAGGACAAACATCCTCCTCTTCTTGTAATGCATGGTCATAAACATATCcagcttctctatttttcaatgATATCTTCTTTGGAGACTCTGAGTGACATTTTTTTGATTTCTCTCCGCAATATGACTGAGTTACAAGGTCTTGGCCAATTTGAATACTATTACCTCTGAGTTGTGTTTCACTGTGCAAAACGCCTGCACCTTTTTGGTGTCCTGTTACAAGTCCATCCCATTGCACATTGGCTTGTCTCAAATCAGAATGAAATGCCAAAGTTGTAGGAGGAGATAAAATAGTTTCAGGTGCCCCATTTGGAGTTGAAGAAGCTACCTCCTGATGGGACAAAGGGGGGGCATTCATTTGCCCATTGCAGAAGAAAGATGCATACTGTAGATAATGGGAAATTACTTAAGAGGTAAATTTCCTGTCACTAATTTCAAGTTTAagttgaaatgacaaaataatttaatgaaaattaacTTGCACATCTACAGAAAAAGTTGTGAGATAATTACATACTTCCAGTTGTCACAGAAGGACTATACATTAATAAACAAAACTACAACATGCTTCAAGCAAAACTACAATCCAGACACTATGACACAGGATGACAGCATTCCTCTGAAGTTTTTCAAGAACTTAAGAGGGAAGTAGTTCACTCAGGAGTGGTAATCCTttcaaattgtaaaaataactAACTCCTGCAAGGcagctaggaaaaaaaaattcatttcaagAGATTATGTAGCTAGTTTGAGTGAATTTTTACAGTTTGTAAAAGTGAAATAAGTTCCTTAGGGTCAATTAAATATTCATCCTTTGATCAGACCCTTAACATTGCTTAGGACATAGCATAAACTATTCAAAGAAACTGGGTACTTTGAGGATATAACATTTGCAAATCCGATACAAACTTTACAGATTTAGATGGTAGTCAATGCTAACAAACTCACATCAACACCAAGCAAGCAAGATGAGAGGTTAACAGCATTAGTGCCAGTCCTCAGAGCTTGTGTttccatatttatttattttacaaatgagAGCAAAATGTTGTTAGAAAGCAAAGAAGGTATAAGCTTTAGATAGATGCAAATATGACCAGCAATTCAAATAATTGTCAGGACTGTATCACTGGTTGCATTTACTGACATATATTCTGCTCCATTATGATTGAGTATGGTTTAAAGAGATAAATGGATGAGTCACTCATAGTTACTGAACTATAGCTAAGATGTGTAGATAATTATTATCATGATTGGAATGAATTAAAGTAAACAGCTTCAGTAGCACCAAGAATCAGCCACCTCTCACTCGCCTCTTAaattataaaaggaaaaagtttggctccaaattGGTTTGGAGCTATCTTGCTCCAACCCATTACGTGGCAAATGAAGAGTCCATCCATGTATAATTTTAGTCAAGGCTTCTTTAGTGAGttatgtgacttgtttaaataatacatatggATGGCCTTATAAATCTTCATATAATGGGTTGGAAAAgataatttcaaatcaatttggAGACAAACTTTGTCCATTATACAAAAGCACCGAGTAGTACAACTTTGAAGTGAGCTACAAGAAGTAGTGTGCTAGCacttaaaaaagtaaaatgcaAGACAGGTACTTCATGAAAAAAGCTGAAAGAGGTCCTCCAGTAACAATTGGAAAATGTTGAGGAAATCTAATACGCATACCTTATCAAAGAACTTATGAATAGGGGAATTATGATGGCTGATGTTTCTATGACTGGATCCATCTAAAATTTCTTCAGGGTCCTTGTCTTGAAAGCAACTACAAAGACAAGCCATCATAAGGCTTCAATTTCGGCGGCAGCAACTTAGACTTCTGCAATGTATTATTGTCATCagcaaaattcaaataaattcaGCAATATTAGTCAAAGGACAGCTAAGAAGAAAGGGAATTTCTTGAAATGCAAAATCAACTGTGGAATAAGAGAATAAACAATTCCAAGATGAGCCATCCAACAACTTCAATTGATTAAGTTTCCATGTATTTTTTCAGACAATTTTCCTAGAAATTGAATCCTCAAATTATATTACAAAGATATATAAAGTTAATTGCATAACTTGAAAGAAAGTTAAACTTTGTTCTTCCAGTCTTCCACATGGAAGTCttgatctttattttttgtttgctgGGAAAGAGTTTCTATTGAACACTAGCTAGCTAAGCCATAGGGGAACAAAATTCTTGCTTTACTTAAAGGAAACAAAATTCAGATTGAAACTGCAACAAAACAGggcacaacaacaacaaaaacactaAATTGATGTGGGGATGTTCCATTGAGTGCACAGATTGCCGCAAGCCTCTGAATCTTCAACCTTCCAAAGAAACTAGCCTCAGCCTGACATGTGATTTAATGAGTTTTAATAGAATTCTCTCCtcatatttgtatttggttgtgtgaaaacacaaaaatattaattgagcCCTTGTCTAATCATTAAATCTGCATAGCAAAAATAGT contains these protein-coding regions:
- the LOC126719061 gene encoding E3 ubiquitin-protein ligase At3g02290-like, which codes for MMACLCSCFQDKDPEEILDGSSHRNISHHNSPIHKFFDKYASFFCNGQMNAPPLSHQEVASSTPNGAPETILSPPTTLAFHSDLRQANVQWDGLVTGHQKGAGVLHSETQLRGNSIQIGQDLVTQSYCGEKSKKCHSESPKKISLKNREAGYVYDHALQEEEDVCPTCLEEYTPENPKIMTHCSHHYHLSCIYEWMERSETCPVCCQVLTFDETK